catacaccaaaaggttgggggtattcctagtcagggcacatacctaggttgcgggttcaatccccagttggaatgtgtacaggaagcaaccaatctctctctcctctctcctctctctctctctctctcttcctctctctctaaaaccaataaaaacatgtcctcgggtgaggattaaaaggaaaagaagaaggcaGCTGTCCTAGGCAGAATTCCCAAAGCTTAGAGTTGGACttcactccccctccccatctccagTTAGCAATTCTGTCAGCCTGGACCTTCAAATTATATCTGGTATCTGGCTGCTTCTGCCACCCCCATCATCTCCTATCTGGGCTAGCACAGTCCCTCTGCCCTGGTCTCCAGGCTCTCCCCCTCGCATCCCAACATTctgtttctcccccacccccaccaggggaCACCTATGAACACCTGAGTCAGTCACCTCCTTCCTGTGTTCAGAACCCTCCCTCCGTGGCTCCCACTTAAAGTAGAAGCCAAAGTCTTTCCCCCCCAGGTCTGAATgatctgcccctccccctccccgcccccatctccACCTTCTCCTTGTTCACTctgcttcagccacactggcctcctcacTCTCCTCAGCAGCTCCCAGCATACTTccgtctcagggcctttgcacaggctctTCCCTCCACTGCACAGTGCTCTTCCACCAGATTCCCACATGGCCCCTCACTCAGATGTCTTTTCTCAGATGTGATCTCAGGGAGACAGTCCCCGAGCCTCTTCTTCACCCTGTATCACATTTAAAGCTGAATCCCCTGGCCACTCCCTACCCCTTTCCTGGCATTCTTTTTCTCCCATCACATTTGTCGAACTCACCCACTCGAATGTCAGTTCCACAAGGGCAAGGGTTTTTGTCTGCTCCCTGCTGTGTTCCCAGTGTCTAGAACAAGGCCCGGGGCGAGATGGGCGTTacgtaaatatttgtggaatgagtgagtgaagaaCTGATGGTACACGTGTTAATAACAGTTGTGCCTCCCATTTGTTAAGCAACTTTTGTGGCCCAGCCATAGTGGGAGCTTTGAGAGGAGGAAACAGACCCGGAGATCTGGAGCAATGCTGTGAGACAACAGGCATGGAAGAGACACGGCTTTGATACCCACCTCACTTCCCCCAACAGGAGAAGAAAAAagccctgcaggaggaggaggagagggaccaGGCTCTGCAGGCCAAGGCGAGCCTGGCCATCCCCCTGGTGCCTGAGACAGAGGACGACCGCAGGCTGGCCGCCTTGCTCAAGTTCCATACGCTGGACTGTGCGTGGGGCTGAAGGGCATGGGTTGggatggggagagatggggggtCCCGGCCTTGAATGGCAGACCTGGGCAGAGGGTGGCTGTGgacctctttcccctcctctccctctcccccagcctatGAGGACAAGCAGAAACTCAAGCGGACAGAGATCATCAGCCGCTCCTGGTTCCCCTCAACCTCGGGGCCCAGCAACTGCAGCAAAGCTGGCAGCGTCCTGAAGAAGCTGGCCCAGAACCGCAAATCTGCACCTGCGGGCTCCCCCATCACCGTGGGGGGCCTGGGTATTGTTCGAAGGCAGTCCCGGGAGACCTCAGAGAGCCCACAGCATGCTGCTGAGACCTCCACGTCTGGGAAGCTACAGGTGTCAGAGGGCACCACCCAGGACATGCCCACATCCCCCCAAGACTGCTCTCAGGAGACAGCCAAGACCCCCAAGACAAAGGAACCTCAAGGGCAGACTGGGGGCTGTCAGGACAGGCCCCGGTCCTCATcaggctcctcccaggaggcagccgatccccaGGACACGCCACACCCCTACACCCTCAACTCTTCCCTTGTGGCTGACTACTCAGACTCGGAGAGTGAGTGATTACGGGACTGGACCACCAGCCCTCCAAGACCTCAGACATCACCCCTTCCTCAGACCTCGCCTTCCCGAGGGATGGAATTATTTATTTGATCCTGAAGAGGGGGAGCGGGTGTGTGTGCCGTGTAGGAcattccccttccccccaagactTATTAAAGCCCTGCTTCTTTGCCCTTGCCTCCGGTTACTAGATGGGCCCAGGGTCTGCCCCTCTACCCCACCCCGCCATCCAACCAAGCTGGCGGGCCTCTCATAGCAAATGGTGATGCCGGGGCTACAGCTGTGACCACAATGAT
The sequence above is a segment of the Myotis daubentonii chromosome 5, mMyoDau2.1, whole genome shotgun sequence genome. Coding sequences within it:
- the YJU2B gene encoding probable splicing factor YJU2B isoform X1; this encodes MGERKGVNKYYPPDFNPEKHGSLNRYHNSHPLRERARKLSQGILIIRFEMPYNIWCDGCKNHIGMGVRYNAEKKKVGNYYTTPIYRFRMKCHLCINYIEMQTDPANCDYVIVSGAQRKEERWDMADNEQVLTTEHEKKQKLETDAMFRLEHGEADRSTLKKALPTLSHIQEAQSAWKDDFALNSMLRKRFREKKKALQEEEERDQALQAKASLAIPLVPETEDDRRLAALLKFHTLDSYEDKQKLKRTEIISRSWFPSTSGPSNCSKAGSVLKKLAQNRKSAPAGSPITVGGLGIVRRQSRETSESPQHAAETSTSGKLQVSEGTTQDMPTSPQDCSQETAKTPKTKEPQGQTGGCQDRPRSSSGSSQEAADPQDTPHPYTLNSSLVADYSDSESE
- the YJU2B gene encoding probable splicing factor YJU2B isoform X2, which produces MFRLEHGEADRSTLKKALPTLSHIQEAQSAWKDDFALNSMLRKRFREKKKALQEEEERDQALQAKASLAIPLVPETEDDRRLAALLKFHTLDSYEDKQKLKRTEIISRSWFPSTSGPSNCSKAGSVLKKLAQNRKSAPAGSPITVGGLGIVRRQSRETSESPQHAAETSTSGKLQVSEGTTQDMPTSPQDCSQETAKTPKTKEPQGQTGGCQDRPRSSSGSSQEAADPQDTPHPYTLNSSLVADYSDSESE